From the genome of Winogradskyella forsetii, one region includes:
- a CDS encoding AAA family ATPase: MEKSFEDLKYMLDANYPLIYLASPEYGRIIQKVRSTAYRKGYTFSTWDIVDGLQIHNKDENSNKLDKVEKHPNNGETKNPDSFLEFLLKGNNENQESKEIFIIEDAHKQFRDEKFVVQLRKLTQYFKVLNKHLLLLSPFFKLPIELEKYVTVLNMPLPDKNDLEKRLKVITKDEVINEDLKNLILDAGAGLTDVEADLAFRLAKEKVGLNSKDAIKIIASEKEQIIKKSGILDYYHTTENLDSSVGGLDSLKVWLKQRSKAFERKAKAFGLKEPKGMLLLGVPGTGKSLTAKAIATEWNQPLLKLDIGKVFQSEVGSSENNIRNAIMTAEAIAPCVLWIDEIEKGLSTGGGEKDGGTNSRVFSTILTWMQEKTKPVFVVATANNISNLPPELLRKGRFDEIFFIDLPTRKERKNIFEIHLRKNNQLNITDFNPIIEESKYFNGAEIEETVKEAMFKAYIENNEEPAIKLSHLIESAKAIVPLAITMKNKIDGLRDWASTRARPASSDTDKEDLKKDETKTQTLTKREKEEDIF, from the coding sequence ATGGAAAAATCATTTGAAGATTTAAAATATATGCTTGATGCAAATTATCCACTAATTTATCTTGCATCGCCAGAATATGGTAGAATTATACAAAAAGTGCGAAGTACTGCTTATCGTAAAGGTTATACGTTTAGTACTTGGGATATTGTAGATGGATTACAAATTCATAACAAAGATGAAAATTCGAATAAATTAGATAAAGTTGAAAAGCATCCTAATAATGGTGAAACTAAAAACCCAGATTCATTTCTTGAATTTTTATTAAAAGGTAATAATGAGAATCAAGAATCAAAAGAGATTTTCATTATTGAAGATGCACATAAACAGTTTCGAGACGAAAAGTTTGTGGTTCAATTAAGAAAACTCACACAATATTTTAAAGTATTAAACAAACACTTATTGTTATTATCGCCATTTTTTAAATTGCCTATTGAATTAGAAAAGTATGTTACAGTTTTAAATATGCCTTTACCAGATAAAAACGATTTAGAAAAAAGACTGAAAGTAATAACAAAGGATGAAGTTATAAATGAAGATTTAAAAAACCTAATTCTTGATGCAGGTGCTGGATTAACAGATGTTGAAGCTGATTTGGCTTTTCGTTTAGCAAAAGAAAAAGTTGGGTTAAATAGTAAAGATGCAATTAAAATTATAGCAAGCGAAAAAGAACAAATAATCAAGAAAAGCGGTATTCTAGATTACTATCATACAACAGAAAATTTAGATTCAAGCGTTGGCGGTTTAGACAGTTTAAAAGTTTGGTTGAAACAAAGAAGCAAAGCATTTGAAAGAAAGGCGAAAGCGTTTGGTTTAAAAGAACCAAAAGGAATGTTGCTTTTAGGTGTTCCTGGAACTGGTAAAAGTTTAACAGCAAAGGCAATTGCTACAGAATGGAATCAACCATTATTAAAATTAGATATAGGCAAAGTATTTCAATCAGAAGTTGGTAGTAGTGAAAATAATATCAGAAATGCAATAATGACAGCAGAAGCAATTGCGCCTTGTGTTTTATGGATAGATGAAATTGAAAAAGGTTTAAGTACTGGTGGTGGTGAAAAAGATGGAGGAACAAATTCAAGAGTGTTTTCAACTATATTAACTTGGATGCAAGAAAAAACTAAACCAGTTTTTGTAGTTGCAACTGCCAACAATATAAGTAATCTGCCACCTGAACTTTTAAGGAAAGGTCGTTTTGACGAAATCTTTTTTATAGACTTACCAACAAGAAAAGAAAGAAAAAATATATTTGAGATTCATCTTAGAAAAAATAATCAATTAAATATAACTGACTTCAATCCCATAATTGAAGAATCTAAATATTTCAATGGTGCAGAAATTGAAGAAACTGTAAAAGAAGCAATGTTTAAGGCATATATTGAGAATAATGAAGAACCTGCTATTAAATTATCTCATCTAATTGAATCAGCCAAAGCGATTGTTCCGCTTGCAATTACTATGAAAAATAAAATTGACGGATTAAGAGATTGGGCATCAACAAGAGCTAGACCAGCAAGTTCTGATACAGATAAAGAAGATTTAAAGAAAGATGAAACTAAAACTCAAACATTGACAAAAAGAGAAAAGGAAGAAGATATATTTTAG